The following proteins are co-located in the Solanum pennellii chromosome 8, SPENNV200 genome:
- the LOC107027516 gene encoding uncharacterized protein LOC107027516 — translation MSNLSKLEFLALDISGKSYLSWVLDAEIHLDAMGLADTIQENNQASNQNRAKAMIFLRHHLDEGLKMEYLTVKDPLQQYREMGFKKYSELISHLLVAEQHNDLLMKNHESRPTGSMPFPEVNTANFHQSKREKGRGPSRGRGRGRGRNLNHGDRLALNNNIQHQQCKKKNEKHDVVQKKNSDNKCYRCGGKGHWSRTCRTPRHLVELYQASLKEVKNNAEANFITEDTVEPMHLDVADFFENPEGKIDHLIGDGSVII, via the exons ATGTCTAATCTCtctaaacttgaatttcttgctcTAGACATATCGGGAAAAAGCTATCTATCATGGGTACTCGATGCAGAAATTCATCTTGATGCGATGGGTCTAGCAGACACcatccaagaaaataatcaagcatCGAATCAAAACCGTGCTAAAGCGATGATATTTCTCCGCCATCACCTTGATGAAGGtttgaaaatggaatatctcaCTGTTAAGGATCCTCTG CAGCAATACCGAGAAATGGGATTTAAAAAGTATTCCGAATTAATTTCACATCTCCTTGTTGCTGAACAACATAATGACTTACTGATGAAAAACCATGAAAGTCGACCTACTGGTTCTATGCCATTTCCTGAAGTAAATACGGCAAATTTTCACCAATCTAAGCGTGAAAAAGGTCGTGGCCCCAGTCGTGGCCGTGGTCGTGGTCGAGGAAGAAATCTCAATCATGGTGATCGTCTTGCACTAAATAATAACATTCAACACCAGCAGtgtaaaaagaagaatgaaaaacatgacgtagtgcagaagaaaaattcagaCAACAAATGTTATCGATGTGGAGGAAAAGGACATTGGTCACGTACCTGTCGTACGCCAAGGCACCTGGTTGAGTTATATCAAGCTTCCCTGAAGGAGGTGAAAAATAACGCAGAAGCCAACTTTATCACGGAAGATACTGTTGAACCCATGCATCTAGATGTAGCGGATTTCTTTGAGAACCCCGAAGGAAAGATAGATCACCTGATAGGTGATGGGTCtgtgataatataa